In a single window of the Rhizoctonia solani chromosome 16, complete sequence genome:
- a CDS encoding C2H2 zinc finger, with protein MTTLELPAGGIVTNGLLSPPPSDRPVRTRRHNAYDELCQLSKLQLNTPRPETPATKSGSVFATPLPPTRTRKAPVVSVARYDEMRYLTTPSSSCSSSSSSSSSSTSISPTESPSINMSDTFETLSPPATPVRRPTRHSGAGRSRVSRKSSVDKPRSLQYNSPTPSGDSDRPYGCRHPGNIVPGDVPCDKDFARMHDWVRHQRVHNGQTPYKCLGCGKHFKRSDARGRHWDSPSNAHCEAYHTRIIRELLLKGSISAEHADVPILRRRAQKTACQKTSKRTGIPVHDLKAIMQCLDDEDTTVPGF; from the exons ATGACCACCTTGGAACTACCCGCCGGTGGTATcgtcaccaatggactactCAGCCCTCCGCCTTCTGACCGACCAGTCCGTACTCGGCGCCACAATGCGTATGACGAACTCTGTCAACTTTCTAAGCTACAGTTGAATACTCCCCGGCCGGAAACGCCAGCCACTAAATCGGGATCTGTATTCGCTACTCCGCTGCCTCCCACCCGCACTCGCAAGGCTCCGGTTGTTTCGGTCGCTCGCTACGACGAAATGCGCTACTTGACCACGCCAtcttcttcttgttcctCGAGCTCATCCTCGTCCTCATCCTCTACCAGTATTTCCCCGACCGAATCTCCATCAATCAACATGTCGGACACCTTTGAAACTCTGTCTCCTCCTGCGACTCCAGTCCGACGCCCAACTCGTCACTCTGGCGCCGGTCGCTCGCGAGTTTCTCGAAAAAGCAGTGTCGACAAACCACGCTCTCTTCAATACAATAGTCCCACTCCCAGCGGGGATTCTGATCGACCGTATGGATGTCGTCATCCTGGTAACATTGTACCAGGGGATGTGCCGTGCGACAAGGACTTTGCGAGGATGCATGACTGGGTCCGCCACCAG CGCGTGCACAACGGACAAACCCCTTACAAATGTCTCGGCTGTGGGAAGCATTTCAAGCGCTCGGATGCACGGGGTCGCCACTGGGATAGCCCCTCCAATGCTCACTGCGAGGCCTACCATACACGAATAATTCGAGAGCTACTTCTTAAAGGCAGTATATCTGCGGAACACGCCGATGTTCCTATCCTAAGACGGAGAGCCCAGAAAACGGCATGCCAGAAGACGAGTAAGCGAACCGGTATTCCTGTACACGATTTGAAGGCCATAATGCAATGCCTCGATGACGAAGACACCACTGTTCCTGGATTTTAG
- a CDS encoding scavenger mRNA-decapping enzyme DcpS — protein MSYRSALRNYVLSKPEDLGSDILLSESERCITIFDKFPKAMFHFLILPKLDKTVTAGVTTNLSTDAEAAKLMIEDEMTKQHGFQWDVFIGFHAVPSMDHVHLHVISSDLCSPGLKKKQHYNSFRPDIGFFLHLDDVLKWFDYPSATPFSKGPTFESNAIISAPKYEPLLKRGLECFKCQGLFKTIPQLKAHLKEEWNSQKIEHQKKNKRPRIGSPVESVS, from the exons ATGTCGTATCGGTCGGCTCTTCGGAACTATGTTCTCTCAAAGCCAGAGGATCTAGGCTCTGATATTCTACTCAGCGAAAGCGAGCGCTGTATAACTATATTTGATAAGTTTCCCAAG GCCATGTTCCATTTCTTGATACTCCCCAAACTCGATAAGACAGTTACAGCCGGAGTTACGACAAATTTGTCAAC TGATGCAGAAGCGGCCAAGTTGATGATTGAAGACGAGATGACGAAACAACACGGCTTCCAATGGGATGTGTTCATAGGGTTTCATGCGGTTCCTTCTATGG ACCACGTCCATCTTCATGTTATTTCTTCGGACCTTTGCTCACCAGGGCTGAAAAAGAAACAACACTATAACTCTTTTCGGCCGGACATAGGTTTTTTCTTGCATCTTGACGATGTTCTCAAGTGGTTTGACTATCCAAGCGCAACACCGTTCTCCAAAGGGCCAACATTCGAATCG AACGCGATTATATCGGCACCAAAGTATGAACCATTGCTAAAAAGGGGGCTTGAATGTTTCAAATGTCAGGGATTATTCAAGACAATTCCTCAACTCAAGGCTCATTTGAAGGAAGAATGGAACAGCCAGAAAATTGAGCACCAGAAGAAAAACAAGCGTCCACGAATTGGCAGCCCTGTGGAAAGTGTATCATGA
- a CDS encoding ribosomal protein S21e has protein sequence MENDQGVLVDLYVPRKCAATNRLITSKDHASVQISIADVDANGKALGTSTMFALCGQVRAMGESDDSLNRLATKAGLLKNVWSYQK, from the exons ATGGAGAACGATCAG GGTGTGCTCGTTGATCTCTACGTCCCTCGCAAGTGCGCGGCGACCA ACCGCTTGATTACCTCCAAGGATCACGCGTCCGTTCAAATCAGCATCGCTGATGTGGATGCTAACGGCAAGGCACTTGGCACTTCCACTATGTTTGCCCTGTGCGGCCAGGTCCGAGCAATGGGCGAATCTGATGACAGCTTGAACAGGCTAGCGACCAAGGCAGGCT TGTTGAAGAACGTGTGGTCTTACCAAAAATGA